The Apium graveolens cultivar Ventura unplaced genomic scaffold, ASM990537v1 ctg9124, whole genome shotgun sequence sequence GATAGGGTTAAGGTAGAAACATGCtaaaatatatgttttatttaCTTGTTATTTAATTTATGCATTACATATGGATTAATACTATCTTTGAGACCATACATAATTAATATTAATCGAAAGGTGTCTTGGTGGTCTTAATTATTAAGTAACATATAAGAATAGGTACTAGTTAGCTATCACCCATCTTCACTCATATAGGTGTTTCAAAGTTATTTTAGGCTAAATAGAAATAAATACGGCAAAATTGCAATACTAATGATCAAAGAATAAAATTGGTGAAACTTCATGCAAGAAATAATATGCCGGAAATACTAAAGTTAATAATTACAAAGCTTCTTAGGAACCTAAAGCAAATCAAGAAAGTATTATGATACTCCATCAGGCGTAACCATGTTGACATCGGGGGTTCCCTTCTCGGCCTCTGACATGGTCTGGTCTTGCTGCATCTTGCTGCCGTTAATAATTTCTACGAGCATTTGGGAGAAAGGTCCCAACCACAGTCTGAGAAGAAAATGAGTGTTAACATGAAGGTTAAAATTGTTTAGAAGGAAGCACTATATGATATCAACCCATTGATTTCATGAAActttgattttataatttttcaacaAGGGTTGGTGAAGGCCTCTGGAAGAGGAGTAAACTATAAAATAAAGTCTAGACTTATAACCCACCACCAAAACTAAATAGATAGTATACATTATGTTAAATGTTCATGACAAAACAGGGGTATTAAGGTAAAAAACTGCACGTCTGACTTGATGCAAGCTCAGTAGCTTCAATCAGCAGAATGTTGGAAAGTAAAATGCATCGAAACAAATTGAAAACAAATTGAGCATGCTACTATATCTCAGCCTAACGATTTTACAACAACTAGCATGAGCCACACTGACTTTTTACATTTAAGTTATTTGTACATAATTAAATCCTAACAGTAGAACAAATAGAAGATCTTACTTGAACCCCGCCAGCTGCAACTAGCGGGCCAGCCACGGCACCTCCTATGACATGGCCGTCGGGACATGCTAGCGATACACTGACACCACCTGTTCTACATCTCCCCATTCCAGTTTCAGCCACAGTAAATGAGCCAGTCAAAGACAAGATATGAAACTGACCCTGCAGTATATAGTTTGAAATTGTGCATTAAAGagaagagagagaaaaaaaagagTACTAATTCCATTATTAAGTAGATTTTTATTGCAACAAGGATACTCAGAGAAGCTATACAGCCATAGTTGTCTCCCCACTCAGGAATTACAAGTAACACAATCACCCTGATCCGAGCAGGGCATGTCCTCCATTCTTGTATGTAAATCAGCAAAAGTGGGGTCTATATGTAACTATACGGCTATAAATCACAAGACGAAACACCTTTTTCGTAATTTCTTAATTAAATCAATTTGCATTCAGACGAGATAGCTAACAGACATATGCACATACATTAACCTATAGTATGAATGCAACCAATAAATTAGAGTTGAAGTAGTAGTAAGGAAGATAGGAGTCAAACCTCATAGTGACTGAACCACCAGAAGAAATGGGATGAGAAATCAGGGCACTAGAAACAGTTCCGTAGGCAGAAACCACACAAATTCCTCTAGGCCCGTTTTGAACCAGAGACATGATCTTTCTAATAACATCCTAAAAGAAACAGTGCAATATATATTTAACacaatttaataaaaaattatacaaGAAAGTTTAAAAAGAGAATATGTATACCTCCCCACAGTCTACATGTATCACATGAGCCGTAAAGTCTGGAGCATAAAACCCACCTTGACAAAAGAAAAATTACAATGTATTTAGTTCCGATAATAATAACTAGGGAACAAACAAATTCTCATTCCTATAAACAAAATCTATTATTTTTTAAACCGCCAAGAGCATAAATACAGATAAATACCTAAACCCCAAAAATATAGTAGAAAAACacgaaaagaaagaagaagcaattctataattattttttgaaattcAGTGAAGGAAAAGTACTCACTGGGGGCGTACACGATCACGGCCTCGCCCACCTGGGCCCCGGACAGAATTTTCAGCTGAGGGAGACAAGTTGAATGCTGGCTGTGGTTCGGTGAAGCAACAGCAACTCTCATGGGCATTGATGAAACAGCACTCATCGCTGGGGGTGAAGATACAGCACCCATCACTGACAGGGAAGCACCAGCACTCCCAGGAGACAGCACCAAATTTCTTGTTGCTTGAGACTTTAGGGGCCTTCCCCTCTTTCTTTTTACCTCCCCGGGGGTGTTCAGGTCTAGGGTACACTTTCCCTTCTCAGATGCCATATTTTCTCTGTAATTTAGAGGGTCTTTGTGTGTGTTTGTGACTATATTGAAACTGTTGAAAACTTAGTGTTGTATTGGAGACTTGCCTATATTAATGATACCATATCTAAAATCTACCCACCTATATaacaaaactttattttatttttctttatatgttttacattttattttatttttaaatctaAATTTCTCTATTATATTTTCTATAAAATGTTTTTCATTTTCATAGCTTATTTTCTTTATTCTTCTCCTTGGTtcaaaatacaaataaa is a genomic window containing:
- the LOC141705618 gene encoding AT-hook motif nuclear-localized protein 3-like, with protein sequence MASEKGKCTLDLNTPGEVKRKRGRPLKSQATRNLVLSPGSAGASLSVMGAVSSPPAMSAVSSMPMRVAVASPNHSQHSTCLPQLKILSGAQVGEAVIVYAPSGFYAPDFTAHVIHVDCGEDVIRKIMSLVQNGPRGICVVSAYGTVSSALISHPISSGGSVTMSYLV